From a region of the Actinopolymorpha singaporensis genome:
- a CDS encoding Nramp family divalent metal transporter, translated as MTVERSTGGEPDPASALSTKHLPGAQVRDLPAPPTQTWRIIGPGLVGAGVGLASGEFILWPYISSQVGLVFLWGAVLGVITQWFLNMEIERYTLATGETALTGFSRMWKHWGLVFAVMTYFANLWPGWATSSATMVTYIVGGNVTAIAIGILVVCGAVLTLAPVVYTALERVILVKLAAITVLIVGAIIFAFTADTWRGLGSAVTHLGRFPDLDFALMLGAIAYAGAGGGQNLCQSNWIRDKRFGMGAYVPQLVSTVTGKDTGAPSAFTFEPNESNLIRWRGWWRFANIEQAATFVLITCFTIGFMSMLAFSTVFGRSGLSQDIGFLQVEGAALQDRIGPWFGYFFWVIGAYSLFAAAMGIIDYTSRLAADLLATVYLRRRGVSESRVYFWLVWGLVAFGCVVLLAGLNQPLVLLVISSCVSGVMMAVYGVLLIVMNKRSLPVSISIRRFRTIIIALAVAFYGTLGLITIVQQAQKLFD; from the coding sequence ATGACCGTGGAACGTTCGACCGGTGGTGAGCCCGACCCCGCGTCCGCGCTGTCCACCAAGCACCTTCCCGGCGCACAGGTGCGCGACCTCCCCGCACCGCCCACCCAGACCTGGCGCATCATCGGCCCTGGGCTCGTCGGTGCCGGGGTGGGCCTGGCCTCCGGCGAGTTCATCCTGTGGCCCTACATCTCCTCCCAGGTCGGGCTGGTCTTCCTGTGGGGAGCCGTGCTCGGTGTCATCACCCAGTGGTTCCTCAACATGGAGATCGAGCGCTACACCCTGGCCACCGGGGAGACAGCGCTGACCGGCTTCAGCCGGATGTGGAAACACTGGGGCCTGGTCTTCGCGGTGATGACCTACTTCGCCAACCTCTGGCCGGGCTGGGCGACGAGTTCGGCCACCATGGTGACTTACATCGTGGGTGGCAACGTCACCGCGATCGCGATCGGCATCCTGGTCGTGTGCGGCGCCGTGCTCACGCTCGCCCCGGTGGTCTACACCGCGCTCGAACGCGTCATCCTGGTGAAGCTGGCGGCGATCACCGTCCTGATCGTCGGCGCCATCATCTTCGCGTTCACCGCGGACACCTGGCGCGGACTCGGCTCGGCGGTGACCCACCTCGGGCGGTTCCCCGATCTCGACTTCGCGCTGATGCTCGGTGCGATCGCCTACGCCGGCGCCGGCGGCGGCCAGAACCTCTGCCAGAGCAACTGGATCCGGGACAAGCGGTTCGGGATGGGCGCCTACGTTCCCCAGCTGGTGAGTACGGTCACCGGCAAGGACACCGGTGCACCGTCGGCGTTCACGTTCGAGCCGAACGAGTCCAACCTCATCCGCTGGCGGGGATGGTGGCGGTTCGCCAACATCGAGCAGGCGGCGACGTTCGTCCTCATCACCTGCTTCACCATCGGCTTCATGTCGATGCTGGCGTTCTCGACGGTGTTCGGCCGGTCGGGACTCAGCCAGGACATCGGTTTCCTGCAGGTCGAGGGCGCCGCACTGCAGGACCGGATCGGCCCGTGGTTCGGCTACTTCTTCTGGGTCATCGGCGCCTACTCGTTGTTCGCGGCGGCGATGGGCATCATCGACTACACCAGCCGGCTGGCCGCGGACCTGCTGGCGACGGTCTACCTCCGCCGTCGCGGCGTCTCCGAGAGCCGCGTCTACTTCTGGCTGGTGTGGGGGCTGGTCGCGTTCGGCTGCGTGGTTCTGCTGGCGGGCCTGAACCAACCCCTTGTCCTGCTGGTCATCTCCTCCTGTGTGAGCGGGGTGATGATGGCCGTCTACGGCGTGCTGCTCATCGTGATGAACAAAAGATCGCTACCGGTTTCCATCTCGATCCGAAGGTTTCGTACGATC
- a CDS encoding bifunctional 4-hydroxy-2-oxoglutarate aldolase/2-dehydro-3-deoxy-phosphogluconate aldolase encodes MSLQQAMEICPAVAILRSASAARYTDVTDVLVDAGIRAVEFTFTAPDVADAIRSYAARKPTEVALGAGTVLTPEQAREAVDAGATYLISPAVCLDVIEEANRLGVPVLPGAATPTEILTAWRAGAAMVKVFPASALGGPAYLKAIRGPLPDIPLVPTGGVDVDNAGAYLRAGAVAVGVGSPLVADACEPGGDLDALAQRARTLVAGVGGTRKASPAGRA; translated from the coding sequence GTGAGCTTGCAGCAGGCGATGGAGATCTGCCCGGCGGTGGCGATCCTTCGGTCGGCGTCGGCCGCGCGCTACACCGACGTCACCGACGTCCTGGTGGACGCGGGTATCCGGGCGGTGGAGTTCACGTTCACCGCACCTGACGTCGCGGATGCCATCCGCTCCTATGCCGCCCGGAAGCCCACCGAAGTCGCACTCGGCGCCGGCACGGTCCTCACCCCGGAGCAGGCCCGCGAGGCGGTCGACGCGGGCGCCACGTACCTCATCTCGCCGGCGGTCTGCCTCGACGTCATCGAGGAGGCAAACCGCCTCGGCGTACCCGTCCTGCCCGGCGCGGCCACCCCGACCGAGATCCTCACCGCGTGGCGGGCGGGTGCTGCGATGGTGAAGGTGTTCCCGGCGTCGGCGCTGGGCGGACCGGCCTACCTCAAGGCGATCCGCGGCCCCTTGCCCGACATCCCGCTGGTGCCCACCGGTGGCGTGGACGTCGACAACGCGGGCGCCTACCTGCGCGCCGGTGCGGTCGCGGTGGGTGTGGGCAGTCCGCTGGTGGCCGACGCCTGCGAACCCGGCGGAGACCTCGATGCCCTGGCTCAGCGGGCCCGCACGCTGGTGGCCGGCGTGGGCGGCACCCGCAAGGCGAGCCCGGCGGGTCGCGCATGA